The sequence CCACGGACAGGGTCGGGAGCCCACAGGTTTCGCAGGTGTCATCGGTGACCGTGGCGTCCCGGGGGAGCGGGTAGGAGTCGCCACAGCCCACGCAGGTGACCGCGCCGCGCTCGCGGACGAGCGCACCGTCACACGTTGGACAGGTACCCACGCGGGGTCCGGACGCCGAGACGGCGAACGCGGCGTGACCGACCGACTCGCCGGACAGCGACAGGGTATCCGATCCCTTTCGGGCGCGCAAGCGAAATCCGCCGTCGTCGCGTTCGACCTGGACCGCGTCCGCCCGGGTGAGCCAGGCCGACGGCTGGTAGCCGCTGGCGTCGTGGACGAGCACGGTGTTGTCCGGCTTGACGAGTGCCACGACGGCGCCGTCCTGGGTGGTGTCGTTCTCGGTGACCGTACAGCGCCCGGCGTACACACGCAACGATTGCTGCATGAACCGGGGTGGGCCTATCTCCGTACCTAAAGGTTCGCCTGTGCGGCATTCACGACGACGACCCGTTCCTCGCGGACCGGGCGGAGCGGCGCCCTCGGAAACGTCACCGTCACGGTGTACGTCAGCCGGTCGTCCTCGGCCCCGAAGACGCCAACCGGGACGGTCATTTCGTCGGAAAGGTACGTCCCATCGGCGGTCATCTCGACCCCGTTGACGGTCACGCGAACCCCCACGCGGGCCCCCGCACCCGCGTTCCGGACCGTCACCTCGCACAGCTCGTTGTCGCCGCGGTCGATGGCCTCGGGAAAGTCACCCCACTCGACGTGGATGGCCGGCAGGTCGGTAGCCTGTTCGAGGACGTTCTCCGCGACCCCCTCCGAAAGACCGGCATCGACGAGTCCCGAGACCCCGGCCTCGCGGACCGCGTTCGGGTCCGTTATCCCCTCCTGGGCCAGGCGATGGCCCCGGCCGGATCCGACGCCGTCGAGCGCGGTGAGACCCACCGCGTCGGCGGGGACGCCCGTCTCGATCCTGGCCTCGAGCCGGGCGGCCAGGTTCGCTCCCGCGGGACGGTCGTACCGGACGAAAAATTCCCCCAGCGCCGCGACGAGACGGAGCGCGTTCTGCCTGATGACCCAGGCGTCCGAGCGCAGCTCCGGGGGGATCGATCCGTCCATGCTCCCCACAAGGATAGCGTACACCTTCCGTGCCCCGGGCTCGAGGGACTTCTCGCCAGCGTCGAGGGTGTCGTCGATGGCGTCGCGTTCGGCCTGTCTCGCGCTGACGCTGTCGAACTCGCTCGCCCGGGCGACCGCCCGCAACACGTCCCGTTCGTCCGGAGCCGCGCTGGCGAGTTCGTGGAAGCGTTCGGCGGTGTCGAGGTGCAGGTAGTACGTCGAGGCGAGCACGCCCAGGGTCGTCGGCGAGAGACCCAATCCCTCGTCGGTCTCGATGAACCCACGGTCGCGCAGGTCGTCGAGGATCGTCCGGACCCGATCGCGAATCGAGCCGTAATCGTAGGTCTCTGGGGCGCTCCGTGCGCGGTGGTAGAGGAAGGTCGTCTCCAGCCAGTCCATCACGTCGTCGAGGCCGTGGATGGTGCCCATGGCGATCTCCGCGTTGAGGTGTTCGGCCAGGTCGTCGGCCAGTCGGGACTCGATGGCTTTCCCCTCGCGGAGAAGGCGCCGGTAGCGGTCCGCCTCCGACCTGTCGCAGACGACCCATCCGTAGCCCACGTCGTCGTAGCCCGGGCGACCGGCACGGCCGATCATCTGGATGACGTCGAGCGGGCTCATGTCGACCTCGCCCTCGAGCGGGTCGTGGAGTTTGGTGTCCCGGATGACGACGCACCGAGCGGGCAGGTTCACCCCCCAGGCGAGCGTCGACGTGGAAAAGAGGAGGTCGATCCGCCCCTGCTTGAACCACTCTTCGACGAGGTCCTTGTCGTTCTTCGAGAGGCCCGCGTGGTGGAAGGCGACCCCGTCGAGGACCGACTGTCGGAGCGTCCCGTTCTCCAGGGCCTGGGTCTCGGTATGGAAGTCGTACTCCCCGCGGGTCGCGATGGGGATGTCCCGCTCGGCGATCTCGTCGCGGGCCTTCTTCGCCGCCTGGACGGTGTCCTGCCGGGAGGAGACGAACACGAGCGCCTGGCCGTCCTCCCGGAGATGGGGTTCGGCGAGATCGAGGGCCGTGTACAGCCGCCGGTACTTGTCCGCGAACGCGTTGTCCCCGTGCGTGTACGTTTGCACGTCAGCGTGAAGGTCCACCGGACGGTACTCGTCGCCGAAGTCGAAGGTCGCCGCGTCGGGGGCATCGAGCCAC is a genomic window of Halanaeroarchaeum sulfurireducens containing:
- a CDS encoding DNA topoisomerase I, which produces MQQSLRVYAGRCTVTENDTTQDGAVVALVKPDNTVLVHDASGYQPSAWLTRADAVQVERDDGGFRLRARKGSDTLSLSGESVGHAAFAVSASGPRVGTCPTCDGALVRERGAVTCVGCGDSYPLPRDATVTDDTCETCGLPTLSVERGDHFEVCLDRDCESLDDVVRERFAGEWTCPGCGTPLDIERDRGLRATCEECGRSHVVPSGIVSDPCECGLPTFETADGPRCLDPSCELTGAH
- a CDS encoding DEAD/DEAH box helicase, whose translation is MEVAEVVPEFAEAFSFEEFNAMQREALPALLDTDANVVASAPTASGKTALAELAIVDALRVAGTALFVAPMRALTNEKEAEWDRFEDLGYSVYVVTGERDFNPRRAARADVLVMTPEKADSATRKHDSPRYSFVTDVDVVVIDEVHLLDSETRGSVLEVVVSRLRRLADPRIVALSATMENVEDVAAWLDAPDAATFDFGDEYRPVDLHADVQTYTHGDNAFADKYRRLYTALDLAEPHLREDGQALVFVSSRQDTVQAAKKARDEIAERDIPIATRGEYDFHTETQALENGTLRQSVLDGVAFHHAGLSKNDKDLVEEWFKQGRIDLLFSTSTLAWGVNLPARCVVIRDTKLHDPLEGEVDMSPLDVIQMIGRAGRPGYDDVGYGWVVCDRSEADRYRRLLREGKAIESRLADDLAEHLNAEIAMGTIHGLDDVMDWLETTFLYHRARSAPETYDYGSIRDRVRTILDDLRDRGFIETDEGLGLSPTTLGVLASTYYLHLDTAERFHELASAAPDERDVLRAVARASEFDSVSARQAERDAIDDTLDAGEKSLEPGARKVYAILVGSMDGSIPPELRSDAWVIRQNALRLVAALGEFFVRYDRPAGANLAARLEARIETGVPADAVGLTALDGVGSGRGHRLAQEGITDPNAVREAGVSGLVDAGLSEGVAENVLEQATDLPAIHVEWGDFPEAIDRGDNELCEVTVRNAGAGARVGVRVTVNGVEMTADGTYLSDEMTVPVGVFGAEDDRLTYTVTVTFPRAPLRPVREERVVVVNAAQANL